In Aerococcus loyolae, a genomic segment contains:
- a CDS encoding LysM peptidoglycan-binding domain-containing protein yields MKKTKKIMLGTSVLTSAALAAVIAPNVDAAEYTIKVGDTLSELALQFNTTIEELRDGNNIEDVNLIFAGETLDVPSAETPQASNKKEVKGNKEVKAEKPAPAAKTTTSQAVDANGVYTVVAGDTLNKIAAEFNTTAQAIRDLNGLQGDLILIGQQLQVKVALQESPAPVAEYQAAPQDQVVEEKIAYELPEVTANEGHVEESASPVEAPATPEVAEAQVTPKTEVVEAEVASPAPAKEVKVEEVVVNEAAQAKEAAQAKEAAEKAQAEQAQAQAAKEAQAQKAAQAQAEQAAKEAEAQKAAQAAKEAEAQKAAQAQAEQAAKEAEAQRAAQAAKEAEAQQAAQAAKQAEIEKSQLQAQTYQAANTQVQAQPVSTNNATVLSAYDGSVDPRGLAPAGQCTYYVINRLHALGKPVPGPMGNANQWAYTASSHGIPVSNTPTVGSVVSFPAGVAGASGYGHVAFVEGVNPDGSIRISEMNFGGSPNVTYRTVDAGSAAASSYIHF; encoded by the coding sequence ATGAAAAAGACAAAGAAAATCATGTTAGGAACATCTGTACTGACTTCAGCGGCCTTGGCAGCTGTTATCGCACCAAATGTTGATGCGGCTGAATATACCATTAAGGTAGGGGACACTCTATCTGAATTAGCGCTTCAGTTTAATACCACTATTGAAGAATTACGTGACGGTAACAACATTGAAGATGTGAACCTTATCTTCGCTGGGGAAACCTTAGACGTTCCTTCTGCAGAAACACCTCAAGCTTCTAATAAAAAAGAAGTTAAAGGAAACAAAGAAGTTAAAGCTGAAAAACCAGCACCAGCAGCAAAAACCACTACTAGCCAAGCAGTAGATGCTAATGGCGTTTATACTGTTGTCGCTGGAGACACTTTAAACAAGATTGCTGCTGAGTTTAACACCACTGCTCAAGCCATTCGTGACTTGAACGGCTTACAAGGGGACTTAATCTTAATTGGTCAACAATTACAAGTGAAAGTGGCTTTACAAGAAAGCCCAGCGCCAGTTGCTGAATACCAAGCAGCTCCTCAAGACCAAGTGGTTGAAGAAAAAATCGCTTATGAACTTCCTGAAGTGACTGCTAATGAAGGTCACGTAGAAGAAAGCGCAAGCCCAGTTGAAGCACCAGCAACTCCAGAAGTGGCAGAAGCTCAAGTTACTCCTAAAACAGAAGTTGTTGAAGCAGAAGTAGCTAGCCCAGCTCCAGCCAAAGAAGTAAAAGTTGAAGAAGTTGTAGTTAATGAAGCTGCTCAAGCAAAAGAAGCTGCTCAAGCAAAAGAAGCTGCTGAAAAAGCTCAGGCAGAACAAGCTCAAGCCCAAGCTGCTAAGGAAGCTCAAGCGCAAAAGGCTGCTCAAGCTCAAGCAGAACAAGCTGCTAAAGAAGCTGAAGCCCAAAAAGCTGCCCAAGCTGCTAAGGAAGCCGAAGCGCAAAAGGCTGCTCAAGCCCAAGCAGAACAAGCTGCCAAGGAAGCCGAAGCTCAAAGAGCTGCCCAAGCTGCTAAGGAAGCTGAAGCACAACAGGCAGCCCAAGCTGCTAAACAAGCTGAAATTGAAAAATCTCAATTACAAGCACAAACTTACCAAGCAGCCAACACCCAAGTTCAAGCCCAACCAGTAAGCACAAACAATGCGACTGTCTTATCTGCTTACGATGGGAGTGTTGACCCACGTGGATTAGCTCCAGCAGGACAATGTACTTATTATGTCATTAACCGCCTACATGCCTTAGGGAAACCAGTTCCTGGTCCTATGGGTAATGCTAACCAATGGGCATATACTGCAAGTAGTCATGGTATCCCAGTATCAAATACACCAACCGTCGGCTCTGTGGTTTCCTTCCCAGCCGGTGTTGCAGGTGCCTCTGGTTATGGCCACGTTGCCTTTGTTGAAGGGGTTAACCCAGATGGCTCCATCCGTATTTCAGAAATGAACTTCGGTGGTTCACCAAACGTGACTTACCGTACTGTTGATGCTGGTTCTGCAGCAGCCTCATCCTACATCCATTTCTAA
- a CDS encoding MBL fold metallo-hydrolase, protein MDVLDKDAEQKDFTMRICMLASGSTGNVTYIETPQRNILVDAGLSGKRIEELLQKIGRDAKDLDAIFISHEHSDHSKGAGIMARRYQLPIYANADTWSYLEQKCGKLDADQKIIMEPGERISFGDVDILSFPVSHDSINAQFYAFQKDGKQFAMMTDLGYVSDRLAGLVYNSDALMIESNYDNDMLRMGKYPWRLKQRIFSDRGHLSNVETAEALTKMIGDRTKRVYLGHISRENNLNALALETNTAILKENGLGVGYDFDLYETHHYQPTDLFTL, encoded by the coding sequence TTGGATGTTTTGGACAAAGACGCAGAGCAAAAAGATTTTACCATGCGCATTTGTATGTTAGCTAGTGGGTCAACAGGAAATGTGACTTATATTGAAACCCCACAGCGAAATATTTTAGTTGATGCGGGCTTAAGTGGTAAGCGTATTGAGGAATTGCTCCAGAAAATTGGCCGGGATGCCAAGGACCTTGATGCCATCTTTATCTCTCACGAACATTCTGACCATTCCAAGGGAGCAGGCATTATGGCTCGGCGCTACCAACTCCCCATCTATGCCAATGCCGATACCTGGTCCTATCTCGAGCAGAAATGTGGCAAGTTAGATGCTGACCAAAAGATAATTATGGAGCCGGGGGAACGGATTAGCTTTGGCGATGTCGATATCCTGAGTTTTCCTGTCAGTCATGACTCTATCAATGCGCAGTTCTATGCCTTCCAAAAAGATGGCAAGCAATTCGCCATGATGACAGACTTAGGCTATGTTTCCGATCGTTTAGCTGGCCTGGTATACAATTCTGATGCCCTGATGATTGAAAGCAACTATGACAATGATATGTTAAGAATGGGTAAGTACCCTTGGCGTTTAAAGCAAAGGATTTTTTCTGACCGGGGCCACCTGTCTAACGTTGAAACGGCTGAAGCCTTGACTAAAATGATTGGTGATCGGACCAAACGGGTTTACCTGGGGCATATTTCCAGGGAGAATAACTTAAATGCCCTGGCCCTTGAAACCAATACGGCGATTTTAAAGGAGAACGGCCTCGGGGTGGGCTATGATTTCGACCTTTATGAGACCCACCATTACCAACCTACCGATCTATTTACCCTTTAA
- a CDS encoding Lrp/AsnC family transcriptional regulator, which produces MNKEKAHELLRLLEKDASLSDQTLADMLSLSKDEVVEMKAVLKDANILSGIQAMVNWDATDNEYASAMIEITVNLHKGVSYQQVADVISQYDEVEALYLMSGAYDYLVLTKRLPMHRISGFVNKLATLDHVQGTATHIVMQRYKDHGTQFKTKTDGRNRLVISQ; this is translated from the coding sequence ATGAATAAAGAAAAAGCCCATGAATTATTACGCTTATTAGAAAAAGATGCCAGTCTTAGTGACCAAACCTTGGCCGACATGCTTTCCTTAAGCAAAGATGAAGTCGTAGAGATGAAGGCAGTGCTCAAAGACGCTAATATCCTCTCTGGCATCCAAGCCATGGTTAACTGGGATGCGACGGATAATGAGTATGCGTCAGCCATGATAGAAATCACAGTGAACTTGCATAAGGGGGTTTCCTACCAACAAGTCGCTGATGTGATTAGTCAGTACGATGAAGTAGAAGCCCTGTATTTAATGAGTGGAGCCTATGACTATCTGGTCTTAACCAAGCGCCTCCCCATGCATAGGATATCAGGTTTTGTCAATAAACTAGCTACCCTGGATCACGTTCAAGGGACTGCCACCCATATTGTCATGCAACGCTATAAGGACCACGGGACTCAATTCAAGACGAAGACGGATGGTAGAAATCGGTTGGTGATTAGCCAATGA
- a CDS encoding DUF1002 domain-containing protein: MNQLKRGLLAVLACLMAIALFIPQTSAQAAIKESIFTYGESLNQSQFQETQKLLGVDANARAVQVNINELNGLLHDNYPYYQVYSSAYIAPAKHSGVNVEIVTPKTITAITPLQYENAALTAGATNVDIKVASAVQVDGSGALAGVYKAFQDSGQALDGKAVSVAQEELQTASTITKENQNKENYSDETLNAAIADMKNQIQQAKEQNGGSIDGNTIQVIVNNVINNYNLNGVLSEENIQQLRDLMTKFSQIELTEEQKNALSNFGQTLKEKSGQLVDSAKSAWDNMDETDKNGITDFFHSLWQSLLGIWDSIFGTNYAQNNQGQ; encoded by the coding sequence ATGAATCAATTGAAACGTGGGCTCTTGGCCGTACTCGCTTGCCTAATGGCCATCGCCCTCTTCATTCCCCAAACAAGTGCCCAGGCAGCTATCAAAGAATCTATTTTTACTTATGGTGAGTCCCTCAACCAAAGCCAATTCCAAGAGACTCAAAAGCTCTTAGGGGTTGATGCCAATGCCCGAGCTGTCCAAGTGAATATTAATGAATTGAATGGCCTATTACATGATAATTACCCATACTACCAAGTTTATTCATCCGCTTATATTGCTCCAGCCAAGCACAGTGGAGTCAATGTAGAAATCGTCACTCCGAAGACCATTACCGCCATTACGCCCTTACAATATGAGAACGCAGCCCTAACAGCCGGAGCAACCAATGTGGATATTAAAGTCGCTTCCGCTGTTCAAGTGGACGGTTCCGGTGCCTTGGCAGGTGTCTATAAGGCCTTCCAAGACAGCGGCCAAGCCTTAGATGGCAAGGCAGTTTCTGTCGCCCAAGAAGAATTACAAACCGCTTCAACCATTACTAAGGAAAATCAAAACAAAGAAAACTATTCCGACGAAACCCTGAATGCTGCCATCGCTGATATGAAAAACCAGATCCAACAAGCCAAAGAACAAAATGGCGGATCGATCGATGGCAATACCATTCAAGTCATTGTTAATAACGTCATCAATAATTACAATCTTAATGGCGTCCTTTCTGAAGAAAACATTCAACAATTACGCGACCTCATGACCAAATTTAGCCAAATCGAACTAACTGAAGAACAAAAAAACGCTCTTTCTAACTTTGGCCAAACCTTAAAAGAAAAGAGTGGCCAATTAGTGGATTCCGCCAAATCCGCTTGGGATAATATGGACGAGACTGATAAAAATGGAATCACCGATTTCTTCCACAGCCTCTGGCAAAGCCTCTTAGGCATCTGGGATTCAATCTTTGGCACCAATTATGCCCAAAATAACCAAGGTCAATAA
- the walK gene encoding cell wall metabolism sensor histidine kinase WalK: MKEKQEKSKISFLNSIHLKIPLVIILLLLLGLQFAGAYFIQQLEQEMMRSFDDQMNVQIGFLEDSVRPIIQNEDNKTSDQQAQLINSLRRFNVSNVLETLVVDDKGQILASSNPSNQANVGQQTTDNMIRTVLYNNTSLSKEMYDNEENLRIKQYVVPIFSSDNSGLLIGVLSVTVNIESVYNQVQNTGLIYITSSGLALVFSILLAVLISRGITGPVQEMTNQIEKIADGNYSDQVKVYSNDEMGVLAQSINYLSVRVREAQESTESERQRLDSVLKHMTDGVIATDRRSRVMITNNRACELIGKKEAEIMGHSIMEVLNLRDKYTFRELLNSESDILMHFTSDDGQESIIKGELSVIQRESGYVSGLVWVLTDVTEHEKIERDRRQFVSNVSHELRTPLTSVRSYSEALADGAIKDSELAVEFLGVIQRETDRMIRMISDLLNLSRMDSNRQEMNLELIDFQGLVNHILDRFDMMIQSEDYVNEEYHIQRELTKSPIWVEADQDRLTQVIDNILNNAIKYSPDGGTITVRLMTTHNEAILSVQDQGLGIPQKALGHVFDRFYRVDKARSRQQGGSGLGLAIAKEVVELHHGKIWANSIENKGSTFFISLPFEPDMGEDDWE, translated from the coding sequence ATGAAGGAAAAACAAGAAAAATCGAAAATTTCCTTTCTTAATTCGATTCATTTAAAGATTCCTTTGGTCATTATCTTGCTCTTGTTACTTGGTTTGCAATTTGCCGGGGCTTATTTTATCCAACAATTGGAACAGGAAATGATGCGCAGCTTTGATGATCAAATGAATGTGCAAATTGGCTTTCTGGAGGATAGTGTTCGCCCCATTATTCAAAATGAAGATAATAAGACGAGTGACCAACAGGCGCAATTAATTAATTCATTGCGTCGTTTTAATGTTAGCAATGTTTTGGAAACCTTGGTGGTTGATGATAAGGGACAGATTCTCGCCTCAAGTAACCCCAGCAACCAGGCCAATGTGGGCCAACAAACGACTGATAACATGATCCGTACAGTTCTCTATAATAACACTAGCCTAAGTAAGGAAATGTATGACAATGAAGAGAATTTGCGAATTAAACAATATGTTGTCCCTATTTTTTCTTCAGATAATTCCGGTCTATTGATCGGGGTTTTAAGTGTGACAGTCAATATTGAAAGTGTCTACAACCAAGTGCAAAATACTGGGCTGATTTATATCACTTCATCGGGCTTGGCCTTGGTCTTTTCTATCTTATTGGCAGTCTTAATCTCTAGAGGGATTACCGGCCCAGTCCAAGAAATGACCAATCAAATTGAAAAGATTGCCGATGGAAATTATAGTGACCAGGTTAAGGTCTATAGTAATGATGAGATGGGCGTCTTAGCCCAGTCGATTAACTATCTATCGGTTCGAGTGCGCGAAGCCCAAGAATCCACGGAATCTGAACGCCAACGGCTGGATTCAGTCTTAAAACATATGACCGATGGGGTGATTGCTACTGACCGCCGCAGTCGGGTCATGATTACCAATAATCGGGCCTGTGAATTAATTGGCAAAAAAGAAGCTGAAATTATGGGACATTCCATTATGGAAGTGCTCAATTTAAGGGATAAATATACTTTCCGTGAGTTATTGAATAGTGAAAGTGATATTTTAATGCATTTTACTTCTGATGATGGCCAAGAATCCATTATTAAGGGTGAGTTATCTGTCATCCAAAGGGAATCTGGCTATGTCAGTGGTCTAGTCTGGGTCTTAACTGATGTGACTGAGCATGAAAAAATAGAACGTGACCGCCGCCAATTTGTCTCAAATGTTTCTCATGAATTGCGGACGCCCTTGACCAGTGTCAGGTCCTATAGTGAAGCCCTGGCTGATGGCGCCATTAAGGATTCTGAATTAGCGGTAGAATTCCTCGGTGTCATTCAAAGGGAAACGGACCGCATGATTCGAATGATTAGTGACCTCTTGAACCTTTCTCGGATGGACTCTAACCGCCAGGAAATGAACCTGGAGTTGATCGATTTCCAAGGTTTAGTCAACCATATCTTGGATCGCTTCGATATGATGATTCAATCAGAGGATTATGTCAATGAAGAATATCATATCCAACGCGAATTAACCAAGTCACCGATCTGGGTGGAGGCTGACCAAGACCGCCTCACACAAGTAATTGATAATATCTTAAACAATGCCATCAAGTATTCACCAGATGGGGGGACGATTACGGTCCGTCTTATGACCACTCATAATGAGGCGATATTAAGTGTTCAAGACCAAGGACTAGGTATTCCACAAAAAGCTCTTGGACACGTTTTTGACCGTTTCTATCGGGTAGACAAGGCTCGTTCCCGCCAACAAGGTGGCTCGGGTCTAGGTTTAGCCATCGCTAAGGAAGTTGTGGAATTACATCACGGAAAAATTTGGGCCAATAGTATTGAGAATAAGGGATCAACCTTCTTTATTTCTCTGCCCTTTGAACCTGATATGGGGGAGGATGATTGGGAATAA
- the rlmH gene encoding 23S rRNA (pseudouridine(1915)-N(3))-methyltransferase RlmH → MRITILSVGKLKEKYLKQGIAEYQKRMQRYGKLEVIEVKDEPTPDNASDLENQQIIEKEGQRLLAKISPQAYVIVLAIKGQALSSEELAQQIDHCLTYGKSEIVFVIGGSLGTSPAVNQRADLLLSFGRMTLPHQLMRLVLSEQIYRAFRIIHHEPYHK, encoded by the coding sequence ATGCGGATTACCATCCTCAGCGTGGGAAAATTGAAAGAAAAATATTTGAAACAGGGGATTGCTGAGTACCAAAAACGAATGCAACGCTATGGTAAATTAGAAGTGATTGAGGTTAAGGATGAGCCCACCCCAGACAATGCCAGCGACTTGGAAAACCAGCAAATCATCGAAAAAGAGGGTCAACGCCTACTGGCTAAGATTTCTCCCCAAGCCTATGTCATTGTGCTTGCTATCAAGGGCCAGGCCTTAAGTTCGGAAGAATTGGCCCAGCAAATTGATCATTGCCTGACCTATGGCAAGAGTGAGATCGTCTTTGTGATCGGCGGATCCTTGGGAACCAGTCCGGCTGTCAACCAGAGGGCGGATCTTTTACTGAGTTTTGGTCGGATGACCCTCCCCCATCAATTGATGCGTTTGGTGCTTAGCGAGCAAATATACCGGGCCTTCCGCATTATTCACCACGAACCCTATCATAAATAA
- the yycF gene encoding response regulator YycF, whose protein sequence is MKKILVVDDEKPISDIITFNLQKEGYDTLAAFDGEEALESFASYQPDLIVLDLMLPKKDGLEVCREIRKTSSVPIIMLTAKGEEIDKVLGLEMGADDYVTKPFSNRELSARIKANLRRSQVNVEAAEEKEESNELNVGNLTIHEDAYYVSKNGKEVDLTHREFELLHYLSKHLGQVMTREHLLQTVWGYDYFGDVRTVDVTVRRLREKIEDTPSHPKLLMTRRGVGYYLQDNDQE, encoded by the coding sequence ATGAAAAAAATTTTAGTCGTTGATGATGAAAAACCAATTTCAGATATCATTACCTTCAACCTTCAAAAGGAAGGTTATGATACCCTGGCAGCTTTTGATGGGGAAGAAGCCTTAGAAAGTTTTGCCAGCTACCAACCTGACCTTATTGTTTTGGACTTAATGTTGCCTAAAAAAGACGGCTTGGAAGTGTGTCGTGAAATCCGTAAGACCAGCAGTGTTCCTATCATTATGCTGACTGCTAAGGGTGAAGAAATTGACAAGGTGCTCGGCTTGGAAATGGGAGCCGATGACTATGTGACCAAGCCCTTTTCCAACCGGGAACTTTCAGCTCGGATTAAGGCCAACCTCCGCCGGTCCCAGGTTAACGTTGAGGCTGCAGAAGAAAAAGAAGAAAGTAATGAATTAAATGTTGGTAACCTAACCATACATGAAGATGCCTACTATGTGTCTAAGAATGGTAAGGAAGTTGATCTGACCCACCGTGAGTTTGAGCTTCTCCATTACTTATCCAAGCACTTAGGCCAAGTGATGACCCGGGAACACCTCTTGCAGACGGTATGGGGCTATGACTATTTTGGCGATGTTCGAACCGTGGACGTGACCGTACGTCGTCTACGTGAAAAGATCGAAGACACCCCTAGCCATCCGAAATTACTCATGACCCGCCGTGGTGTGGGGTATTATCTCCAAGATAATGACCAGGAGTAG
- a CDS encoding DUF2207 family protein, giving the protein MKKEFPTLTLIILLGLFCLLPDSVFAADNQGISVADYQVKVEFDQQGDIKEHEQVRYQFDKQVDQLSHVISTGESGHLRQLNIDMRMNSASEAFPFVQSTSHTVGTFDLHQNGNSVQVDLYNTMSGDDEIVNYIANIEDVWTKYGNQVIMQKDFLLLPFDIHSAQITFKFPQAVDKNHYKAWLTSPAHIQEKWLDESTLQVQVRDLSADSKLNVQMVLPADVMPNIKGEGPVSKGEQINREIDKHIAARQAWYRQRYWIVMGVSLALVALLILYTYFLLRRKQKIRQAADTQQVNHSHELSPVEVSELLKKNYSRHDKLWLVLLSLVAKGNLSLRFVNADDRFYPYFKVLASQSDDPYEQVVLDAFIGYQEDRDLDFASFKYSLGLKKKGKTKAYRNLLRALSKLDKKRKQDLQLLDKTGSRLYGFLWWLYVAVFIVLAGLVIWLIWEINRGHIWLLALAFCLVGIYLLRRYTLPIYNAQGQELAKYWKTYFNSLKGRDQSLGYSQKDYLYSFVTGDNYRLIKQAKKANQSLSGNLAQALDAVNQYQLKDFM; this is encoded by the coding sequence ATGAAAAAAGAATTTCCAACCCTGACCTTAATCATCCTTTTAGGCCTGTTTTGCCTGCTTCCTGATTCGGTTTTTGCAGCAGATAACCAAGGAATTTCAGTTGCTGATTACCAGGTTAAGGTGGAATTTGACCAGCAAGGAGATATTAAGGAGCACGAACAAGTTCGCTATCAATTTGATAAGCAAGTCGACCAATTAAGCCATGTGATTAGTACAGGCGAAAGTGGCCACCTACGTCAATTAAATATCGATATGCGAATGAATTCAGCCAGCGAAGCCTTTCCTTTTGTTCAGAGTACTTCCCACACGGTAGGAACCTTTGACCTCCACCAAAACGGCAATAGTGTCCAAGTGGACCTCTACAATACCATGTCTGGCGATGATGAAATTGTTAATTATATTGCCAATATTGAGGATGTCTGGACCAAGTACGGCAATCAAGTGATTATGCAAAAGGACTTTTTGCTCTTGCCTTTCGATATTCACTCAGCACAAATTACCTTTAAATTTCCCCAGGCAGTGGACAAAAACCACTATAAGGCCTGGTTGACTAGCCCAGCCCATATCCAAGAGAAATGGCTGGATGAGTCGACCTTACAAGTTCAAGTCAGAGATCTGAGCGCGGATAGTAAGTTGAACGTGCAAATGGTGCTTCCAGCAGACGTGATGCCTAATATCAAGGGGGAAGGTCCCGTCTCTAAGGGTGAGCAAATTAATCGAGAGATTGATAAGCATATCGCCGCCAGACAAGCCTGGTACCGCCAACGTTACTGGATAGTGATGGGGGTCAGTTTAGCCTTGGTCGCCTTATTGATCCTCTACACTTACTTTTTGCTCAGACGCAAGCAAAAGATTCGACAAGCAGCTGATACTCAGCAAGTCAACCACAGTCATGAACTCAGCCCGGTCGAAGTCAGCGAACTATTAAAGAAGAATTACAGCCGGCATGATAAGCTGTGGCTGGTCCTTTTATCCTTAGTAGCTAAAGGCAACTTGTCCTTACGTTTTGTCAACGCGGATGACCGCTTCTACCCTTACTTTAAAGTCTTGGCTAGTCAAAGTGACGATCCCTATGAACAAGTGGTTCTTGATGCCTTTATTGGTTACCAAGAGGATAGGGATCTTGATTTCGCCAGCTTTAAATATAGTCTGGGTCTGAAAAAGAAGGGCAAGACGAAGGCTTACCGCAACTTATTGCGTGCCCTTAGCAAGCTGGATAAAAAACGCAAACAGGACCTGCAGTTATTAGATAAGACCGGAAGCCGCTTGTATGGCTTTTTATGGTGGCTTTACGTCGCTGTCTTTATCGTCCTAGCGGGTTTAGTGATTTGGCTAATCTGGGAGATAAATAGGGGTCATATTTGGCTCTTAGCCCTGGCCTTTTGCTTAGTGGGGATCTATTTATTGAGGCGTTATACTCTGCCGATTTATAATGCCCAGGGGCAAGAACTTGCCAAATATTGGAAGACTTATTTTAACAGCCTTAAAGGTCGAGACCAGTCTTTAGGTTACAGTCAAAAGGACTACCTCTACAGCTTTGTGACTGGGGATAACTACCGACTGATCAAGCAGGCGAAAAAAGCCAACCAGTCGCTAAGCGGCAACTTAGCTCAGGCTTTAGATGCTGTGAACCAATACCAATTAAAAGATTTTATGTAA
- a CDS encoding two-component system regulatory protein YycI codes for MNFRQIENILIIVFLALNIFLAYILFGKSFMETTSIQSNINIQQELKNNEVTMNFSPSSDDVQLPLIAGKQSRLSTDGGDRAKEQKLEWRDSTEELYGEFKNPIKLPALTESNVENPTQLSPEALKPIEDLLASGAIEHGQEYHFLIYNRQRKIIYYGQNTYADKLAMDSSAELLFHLNDQNEIVSYELSHVHDVSPQGEERPLITQKNAIDNLYLYNEIPSKANILSANICYQQTLSVDDIIVFKPVWAIMMQLDDHTTKTTFVDAINGTIVQNAPASQPVNPSSDGDKAGSQNSQAA; via the coding sequence ATGAATTTTCGTCAAATTGAAAATATATTAATTATTGTCTTTCTCGCCTTAAATATCTTTCTGGCCTATATTCTTTTTGGAAAGAGTTTTATGGAGACGACTTCCATCCAGTCCAATATTAATATCCAACAGGAATTAAAGAATAATGAAGTCACCATGAACTTTAGCCCTTCTTCAGATGACGTCCAGTTGCCACTGATCGCAGGCAAACAAAGTCGCCTATCCACCGATGGAGGAGACCGGGCCAAGGAACAGAAGTTAGAGTGGCGGGATTCAACTGAGGAACTCTATGGGGAATTTAAAAATCCGATTAAACTACCGGCCCTAACGGAGAGCAATGTAGAAAACCCTACCCAGTTGTCCCCAGAGGCCTTAAAGCCGATCGAGGACTTGTTAGCTTCTGGAGCGATTGAGCATGGTCAAGAATATCACTTCTTGATCTATAACCGCCAACGCAAAATTATTTACTATGGGCAAAATACCTATGCCGACAAACTGGCCATGGATTCTAGTGCTGAATTACTCTTTCATTTAAATGATCAAAATGAAATCGTTTCCTATGAATTGAGCCATGTCCATGACGTGAGTCCGCAAGGGGAAGAACGTCCTTTGATCACCCAAAAGAATGCCATTGATAACTTATATCTCTATAATGAGATCCCTTCCAAGGCCAATATTTTGTCAGCCAATATTTGTTACCAGCAAACTTTATCTGTTGATGATATTATTGTTTTTAAACCGGTTTGGGCCATTATGATGCAGTTGGATGACCATACCACTAAAACTACCTTTGTTGATGCCATTAATGGGACGATCGTCCAAAATGCCCCCGCTTCTCAGCCAGTTAATCCCTCAAGTGATGGCGACAAGGCGGGGAGCCAAAATAGTCAAGCCGCCTAG
- a CDS encoding S1C family serine protease, translated as MPKEVNPDKNHNLKDDTKNAINSKWGTAIISGLIGAGLVGGVSAYANQDKVSEDEVKTMVERQVNAESQNKSENKGQQGTQQASVEIQSDVSAVVDKVAGSVVSVVNLARPNNQVYDLFGFTQPSRNSDELKTASEGSGVIYKVHGDKAYIVTNNHVIKGSDALEIILADGTQVPVDLVGADPWTDLAVLAMPAEYAKTVAEFGDSSQLKVGEPAIAIGSPLGSDFASTVTSGIVSGLNRQVPTDLDEDGQSDWTVTAIQTDAAINPGNSGGALVNSAGQVIGINSMKISTAQVEGMGFAIPSNDVTTIISQLEKDGHVTRPGLGLRMASLYQFPLERQKQMLKLPEAVEDGVVVMEVDPNSPADQAGLKQYDVITRFGDHEIKDTTQLRQALYGSDPNGKVEIEYYRNGKKQTTTVQLRPQDHHNA; from the coding sequence ATGCCTAAAGAAGTTAATCCTGATAAAAATCATAATTTAAAAGATGACACTAAAAACGCTATCAATTCTAAGTGGGGAACCGCTATTATCAGTGGCCTAATCGGTGCTGGCTTAGTGGGTGGGGTCTCCGCTTACGCCAACCAAGACAAGGTTTCTGAAGATGAAGTGAAGACTATGGTTGAACGCCAAGTCAATGCCGAAAGCCAAAATAAGAGCGAAAATAAAGGTCAACAAGGGACCCAACAAGCCAGCGTTGAGATTCAATCTGATGTTTCTGCTGTGGTGGATAAGGTTGCTGGCTCAGTGGTTTCGGTGGTGAACCTGGCTCGTCCTAACAACCAGGTTTATGACTTATTTGGCTTCACCCAACCCAGCCGCAATAGTGATGAACTAAAAACCGCCTCAGAAGGTTCGGGAGTGATCTATAAGGTCCATGGTGACAAGGCCTATATCGTCACCAACAACCATGTGATTAAGGGCAGTGACGCCCTGGAGATTATCCTTGCTGACGGAACCCAAGTGCCAGTTGACCTGGTAGGAGCCGATCCTTGGACTGACCTGGCTGTCTTGGCCATGCCAGCTGAATATGCTAAAACCGTGGCAGAATTTGGCGATTCTTCTCAATTGAAGGTAGGGGAACCAGCCATTGCCATTGGTTCGCCATTAGGCTCTGATTTTGCCTCAACGGTAACATCAGGGATCGTTTCTGGTTTGAACCGTCAAGTACCGACCGACTTAGATGAAGACGGGCAAAGTGACTGGACCGTGACTGCGATTCAAACAGATGCAGCCATTAACCCGGGGAACTCAGGGGGCGCTTTGGTGAACTCTGCCGGCCAAGTGATTGGGATCAACTCCATGAAGATCTCCACCGCCCAAGTGGAAGGCATGGGCTTTGCCATTCCAAGTAATGATGTGACCACGATTATTAGCCAGTTAGAAAAAGATGGTCATGTGACCCGGCCAGGACTAGGCTTGCGTATGGCTAGTCTCTACCAATTCCCGCTGGAACGGCAAAAACAAATGTTGAAATTGCCTGAGGCAGTTGAGGATGGGGTAGTTGTGATGGAGGTCGACCCTAATTCTCCTGCCGACCAAGCAGGTTTGAAGCAGTATGATGTGATTACTCGCTTTGGAGACCATGAAATTAAGGATACCACTCAATTGCGTCAAGCTCTCTATGGTTCAGACCCAAATGGTAAGGTTGAAATTGAATATTACCGCAATGGTAAGAAGCAAACCACTACCGTTCAATTACGGCCTCAAGACCATCATAATGCCTAG